The Salvelinus alpinus chromosome 21, SLU_Salpinus.1, whole genome shotgun sequence genome has a segment encoding these proteins:
- the LOC139548070 gene encoding hypermethylated in cancer 1 protein-like isoform X3, whose translation MLHAMEVPSHARHLLLQLNTQRTKGFLCDVIIVVQNALFRAHKNILAASSLYLKSLVVHDNLINLDHEMVSPGVFRVILDYIYTGRLTEGDPSSPTEPNLGAVLAAASYLQLLDLVALCKKKMRRNGKYPLRPTPAFLRYGKMVPNSLGLGGGGRYRVSTPVIQSCYPGGVGNTHTPRAPPLEELPLHPHATHAGELYAPTSSQGPQVFPSTPSALPAQPSLRPAHSDRNCSPIYGLDLSKKSPNSQSQNTPSHPHLAHALPHNDEDREGGLSGRTSPMLGAYPTEKMETADQAGSLPLHSYPHLNQPLGPHLPHLHRSSSQGPDHYPCPPSPDTPTEAGEPSREVGNIYRWVKHEPLSYTAEDEEDDEDEEEGRRNGDQDHQHHNHHHKAGEESDDRYRRVGCDGEDEKSGSGSEETGSSEGRPSPTGAMGRFHLPYEPESFGDNLYVCIPCDKGFPSSEQLNAHVETHTEEELYSGGEMGSSNSNPKNNSSNSNGNGSLSYLEGKSSQSLTPGVLGEIIRPYRCNSCEKSYKDPATLRQHEKTHWLTRPYPCSICGKKFTQRGTMTRHMRSHLGLKPFACDHCGMRFTRQYRLTEHMRIHSGEKPYECQVCGGKFAQQRNLISHMKMHSSGGAGGALTADGKLKLDFAEGIYPLSKYAAEHLGLKQEKASELLAEHAMESLFPLSKLAAEHLRLNHHDKMDVLGVQVLPPPPGSLSDSHSRIIDRYSPS comes from the coding sequence ATGCTCCATGCCATGGAAGTCCCAAGTCATGCTAGACACCTCCTCCTGCAACTCAACACCCAGCGCACCAAGGGCTTCCTGTGTGATGTCATCATCGTGGTGCAGAACGCGTTGTTCCGAGCCCACAAGAACATTCTGGCCGCCAGCAGCCTCTACCTGAAGTCCCTGGTCGTCCATGACAACCTCATCAACCTAGACCACGAGATGGTGAGTCCCGGGGTGTTCCGGGTCATTCTAGACTACATCTACACGGGCCGCCTGACCGAAGGAGACCCCAGCTCCCCGACAGAGCCCAACCTGGGGGCCGTGCTGGCTGCAGCTAGCTATCTGCAGCTACTGGACTTAGTGGCACTGTGTAAGAAGAAGATGAGGAGAAATGGGAAGTACCCTCTCCGCCCCACTCCTGCCTTTCTGCGCTATGGGAAGATGGTCCCCAATAGTTTGGGTTTAGGGGGAGGGGGCAGGTATCGGGTGTCCACCCCTGTTATTCAGTCCTGCTACCCAGGGGGAGTTGGGAACACCCACACGCCACGTGCCCCACCACTAGAGGAGCTGCCGCTGCACCCCCATGCCACCCATGCAGGGGAGCTGTATGCCCCCACCTCTTCACAGGGCCCTCAGGTGTTCCCCTCCACACCCTCAGCCCTGCCTGCCCAGCCCAGCCTGCGTCCAGCTCACTCTGACAGGAACTGCTCCCCCATCTATGGCCTGGACCTCTCCAAGAAGAGTCCCAACTCCCAGTCCCAGAACACGCCCTCCCACCCCCACCTGGCTCATGCCCTGCCCCACAACGATGAGGATCGGGAGGGGGGGCTGAGCGGCCGCACTAGCCCCATGCTGGGGGCCTACCCCACAGAAAAGATGGAAACGGCTGATCAGGCTGGGTCTCTCCCACTTCACTCCTACCCCCACCTCAACCAGCCCCTCGGGCCCCACCTGCCCCACCTCCACCGCTCCAGCTCCCAAGGTCCAGACCACTACCCCTGCCCCCCCAGCCCCGACACCCCCACCGAGGCTGGAGAGCCCAGCAGGGAGGTGGGCAACATCTACCGCTGGGTGAAGCATGAGCCACTGTCATACACAGCTGAGGATGAAGAGGATGACGAGGATGAGGAGGAAGGGCGTCGAAACGGAGACCAAGACCACCAGCATCACAACCACCATCATAAGGCAGGGGAGGAGAGCGATGATCGCTACCGTAGGGTGGGCTGTGATGGGGAGGATGAGAAGAGTGGCTCAGGCAGTGAGGAGACAGGCAGTAGTGAGGGTCGACCATCACCCACAGGGGCCATGGGGAGGTTCCACCTACCCTACGAGCCTGAGAGCTTTGGGGACAACCTGTACGTGTGCATCCCCTGTGACAAGGGCTTCCCCAGCTCTGAGCAGCTCAACGCCCACGTGGAGacccacacagaggaggagcTGTACTCTGGAGGGGAGATGGGTAGCAGCAACAGCAACCCCaaaaacaacagcagcaacagcaacGGTAACGGCAGCCTGTCCTACCTGGAGGGGAAGTCCAGCCAGAGCCTGACGCCTGGGGTCCTGGGGGAGATCATCAGACCCTATCGCTGTAACTCCTGTGAGAAGTCCTACAAGGACCCGGCCACGCTGCGCCAGCACGAGAAGACCCACTGGCTGACAAGGCCCTACCCCTGCAGCATCTGTGGCAAGAAGTTCACCCAGCGCGGCACCATGACCCGCCACATGCGCAGCCACCTGGGACTCAAGCCCTTTGCCTGTGACCACTGCGGCATGCGCTTCACCCGCCAGTACCGCCTCACAGAGCACATGCGTATCCACTCCGGGGAGAAGCCCTATGAGTGTCAGGTGTGCGGGGGCAAGTTCGCCCAGCAACGCAACCTCATCAGCCACATGAAGATGCACAGCAGTGGGGGGGCCGGAGGGGCTCTGACGGCCGACGGCAAGCTAAAGCTAGACTTTGCGGAAGGGATCTACCCCCTGAGTAAATACGCAGCAGAGCACCTGGGGCTGAAGCAGGAGAAGGCCTCAGAGCTGCTGGCAGAGCATGCCATGGAGAGCCTGTTCCCGCTGTCCAAACTGGCAGCAGAACACCTGCGCCTCAACCACCATGACAAGATGGATGTCCTGGGGGTCCAGGTCCTGCCCCCTCCCCCAGGGTCCCTCTCTGACTCCCACTCCCGTATCATTGACCGCTACTCCCCCAGCTAA
- the LOC139548070 gene encoding hypermethylated in cancer 1 protein-like isoform X2: protein MIIKGDLDRMAEEIGHPGGGLTTMLHAMEVPSHARHLLLQLNTQRTKGFLCDVIIVVQNALFRAHKNILAASSLYLKSLVVHDNLINLDHEMVSPGVFRVILDYIYTGRLTEGDPSSPTEPNLGAVLAAASYLQLLDLVALCKKKMRRNGKYPLRPTPAFLRYGKMVPNSLGLGGGGRYRVSTPVIQSCYPGGVGNTHTPRAPPLEELPLHPHATHAGELYAPTSSQGPQVFPSTPSALPAQPSLRPAHSDRNCSPIYGLDLSKKSPNSQSQNTPSHPHLAHALPHNDEDREGGLSGRTSPMLGAYPTEKMETADQAGSLPLHSYPHLNQPLGPHLPHLHRSSSQGPDHYPCPPSPDTPTEAGEPSREVGNIYRWVKHEPLSYTAEDEEDDEDEEEGRRNGDQDHQHHNHHHKAGEESDDRYRRVGCDGEDEKSGSGSEETGSSEGRPSPTGAMGRFHLPYEPESFGDNLYVCIPCDKGFPSSEQLNAHVETHTEEELYSGGEMGSSNSNPKNNSSNSNGNGSLSYLEGKSSQSLTPGVLGEIIRPYRCNSCEKSYKDPATLRQHEKTHWLTRPYPCSICGKKFTQRGTMTRHMRSHLGLKPFACDHCGMRFTRQYRLTEHMRIHSGEKPYECQVCGGKFAQQRNLISHMKMHSSGGAGGALTADGKLKLDFAEGIYPLSKYAAEHLGLKQEKASELLAEHAMESLFPLSKLAAEHLRLNHHDKMDVLGVQVLPPPPGSLSDSHSRIIDRYSPS, encoded by the coding sequence GTGGCGGTCTGACGACGATGCTCCATGCCATGGAAGTCCCAAGTCATGCTAGACACCTCCTCCTGCAACTCAACACCCAGCGCACCAAGGGCTTCCTGTGTGATGTCATCATCGTGGTGCAGAACGCGTTGTTCCGAGCCCACAAGAACATTCTGGCCGCCAGCAGCCTCTACCTGAAGTCCCTGGTCGTCCATGACAACCTCATCAACCTAGACCACGAGATGGTGAGTCCCGGGGTGTTCCGGGTCATTCTAGACTACATCTACACGGGCCGCCTGACCGAAGGAGACCCCAGCTCCCCGACAGAGCCCAACCTGGGGGCCGTGCTGGCTGCAGCTAGCTATCTGCAGCTACTGGACTTAGTGGCACTGTGTAAGAAGAAGATGAGGAGAAATGGGAAGTACCCTCTCCGCCCCACTCCTGCCTTTCTGCGCTATGGGAAGATGGTCCCCAATAGTTTGGGTTTAGGGGGAGGGGGCAGGTATCGGGTGTCCACCCCTGTTATTCAGTCCTGCTACCCAGGGGGAGTTGGGAACACCCACACGCCACGTGCCCCACCACTAGAGGAGCTGCCGCTGCACCCCCATGCCACCCATGCAGGGGAGCTGTATGCCCCCACCTCTTCACAGGGCCCTCAGGTGTTCCCCTCCACACCCTCAGCCCTGCCTGCCCAGCCCAGCCTGCGTCCAGCTCACTCTGACAGGAACTGCTCCCCCATCTATGGCCTGGACCTCTCCAAGAAGAGTCCCAACTCCCAGTCCCAGAACACGCCCTCCCACCCCCACCTGGCTCATGCCCTGCCCCACAACGATGAGGATCGGGAGGGGGGGCTGAGCGGCCGCACTAGCCCCATGCTGGGGGCCTACCCCACAGAAAAGATGGAAACGGCTGATCAGGCTGGGTCTCTCCCACTTCACTCCTACCCCCACCTCAACCAGCCCCTCGGGCCCCACCTGCCCCACCTCCACCGCTCCAGCTCCCAAGGTCCAGACCACTACCCCTGCCCCCCCAGCCCCGACACCCCCACCGAGGCTGGAGAGCCCAGCAGGGAGGTGGGCAACATCTACCGCTGGGTGAAGCATGAGCCACTGTCATACACAGCTGAGGATGAAGAGGATGACGAGGATGAGGAGGAAGGGCGTCGAAACGGAGACCAAGACCACCAGCATCACAACCACCATCATAAGGCAGGGGAGGAGAGCGATGATCGCTACCGTAGGGTGGGCTGTGATGGGGAGGATGAGAAGAGTGGCTCAGGCAGTGAGGAGACAGGCAGTAGTGAGGGTCGACCATCACCCACAGGGGCCATGGGGAGGTTCCACCTACCCTACGAGCCTGAGAGCTTTGGGGACAACCTGTACGTGTGCATCCCCTGTGACAAGGGCTTCCCCAGCTCTGAGCAGCTCAACGCCCACGTGGAGacccacacagaggaggagcTGTACTCTGGAGGGGAGATGGGTAGCAGCAACAGCAACCCCaaaaacaacagcagcaacagcaacGGTAACGGCAGCCTGTCCTACCTGGAGGGGAAGTCCAGCCAGAGCCTGACGCCTGGGGTCCTGGGGGAGATCATCAGACCCTATCGCTGTAACTCCTGTGAGAAGTCCTACAAGGACCCGGCCACGCTGCGCCAGCACGAGAAGACCCACTGGCTGACAAGGCCCTACCCCTGCAGCATCTGTGGCAAGAAGTTCACCCAGCGCGGCACCATGACCCGCCACATGCGCAGCCACCTGGGACTCAAGCCCTTTGCCTGTGACCACTGCGGCATGCGCTTCACCCGCCAGTACCGCCTCACAGAGCACATGCGTATCCACTCCGGGGAGAAGCCCTATGAGTGTCAGGTGTGCGGGGGCAAGTTCGCCCAGCAACGCAACCTCATCAGCCACATGAAGATGCACAGCAGTGGGGGGGCCGGAGGGGCTCTGACGGCCGACGGCAAGCTAAAGCTAGACTTTGCGGAAGGGATCTACCCCCTGAGTAAATACGCAGCAGAGCACCTGGGGCTGAAGCAGGAGAAGGCCTCAGAGCTGCTGGCAGAGCATGCCATGGAGAGCCTGTTCCCGCTGTCCAAACTGGCAGCAGAACACCTGCGCCTCAACCACCATGACAAGATGGATGTCCTGGGGGTCCAGGTCCTGCCCCCTCCCCCAGGGTCCCTCTCTGACTCCCACTCCCGTATCATTGACCGCTACTCCCCCAGCTAA
- the LOC139548070 gene encoding hypermethylated in cancer 1 protein-like isoform X1 has product MGESRGGELTNGHDTRHESEISAVLGGGLTTMLHAMEVPSHARHLLLQLNTQRTKGFLCDVIIVVQNALFRAHKNILAASSLYLKSLVVHDNLINLDHEMVSPGVFRVILDYIYTGRLTEGDPSSPTEPNLGAVLAAASYLQLLDLVALCKKKMRRNGKYPLRPTPAFLRYGKMVPNSLGLGGGGRYRVSTPVIQSCYPGGVGNTHTPRAPPLEELPLHPHATHAGELYAPTSSQGPQVFPSTPSALPAQPSLRPAHSDRNCSPIYGLDLSKKSPNSQSQNTPSHPHLAHALPHNDEDREGGLSGRTSPMLGAYPTEKMETADQAGSLPLHSYPHLNQPLGPHLPHLHRSSSQGPDHYPCPPSPDTPTEAGEPSREVGNIYRWVKHEPLSYTAEDEEDDEDEEEGRRNGDQDHQHHNHHHKAGEESDDRYRRVGCDGEDEKSGSGSEETGSSEGRPSPTGAMGRFHLPYEPESFGDNLYVCIPCDKGFPSSEQLNAHVETHTEEELYSGGEMGSSNSNPKNNSSNSNGNGSLSYLEGKSSQSLTPGVLGEIIRPYRCNSCEKSYKDPATLRQHEKTHWLTRPYPCSICGKKFTQRGTMTRHMRSHLGLKPFACDHCGMRFTRQYRLTEHMRIHSGEKPYECQVCGGKFAQQRNLISHMKMHSSGGAGGALTADGKLKLDFAEGIYPLSKYAAEHLGLKQEKASELLAEHAMESLFPLSKLAAEHLRLNHHDKMDVLGVQVLPPPPGSLSDSHSRIIDRYSPS; this is encoded by the coding sequence ATATCTGCTGTTTTAGGTGGCGGTCTGACGACGATGCTCCATGCCATGGAAGTCCCAAGTCATGCTAGACACCTCCTCCTGCAACTCAACACCCAGCGCACCAAGGGCTTCCTGTGTGATGTCATCATCGTGGTGCAGAACGCGTTGTTCCGAGCCCACAAGAACATTCTGGCCGCCAGCAGCCTCTACCTGAAGTCCCTGGTCGTCCATGACAACCTCATCAACCTAGACCACGAGATGGTGAGTCCCGGGGTGTTCCGGGTCATTCTAGACTACATCTACACGGGCCGCCTGACCGAAGGAGACCCCAGCTCCCCGACAGAGCCCAACCTGGGGGCCGTGCTGGCTGCAGCTAGCTATCTGCAGCTACTGGACTTAGTGGCACTGTGTAAGAAGAAGATGAGGAGAAATGGGAAGTACCCTCTCCGCCCCACTCCTGCCTTTCTGCGCTATGGGAAGATGGTCCCCAATAGTTTGGGTTTAGGGGGAGGGGGCAGGTATCGGGTGTCCACCCCTGTTATTCAGTCCTGCTACCCAGGGGGAGTTGGGAACACCCACACGCCACGTGCCCCACCACTAGAGGAGCTGCCGCTGCACCCCCATGCCACCCATGCAGGGGAGCTGTATGCCCCCACCTCTTCACAGGGCCCTCAGGTGTTCCCCTCCACACCCTCAGCCCTGCCTGCCCAGCCCAGCCTGCGTCCAGCTCACTCTGACAGGAACTGCTCCCCCATCTATGGCCTGGACCTCTCCAAGAAGAGTCCCAACTCCCAGTCCCAGAACACGCCCTCCCACCCCCACCTGGCTCATGCCCTGCCCCACAACGATGAGGATCGGGAGGGGGGGCTGAGCGGCCGCACTAGCCCCATGCTGGGGGCCTACCCCACAGAAAAGATGGAAACGGCTGATCAGGCTGGGTCTCTCCCACTTCACTCCTACCCCCACCTCAACCAGCCCCTCGGGCCCCACCTGCCCCACCTCCACCGCTCCAGCTCCCAAGGTCCAGACCACTACCCCTGCCCCCCCAGCCCCGACACCCCCACCGAGGCTGGAGAGCCCAGCAGGGAGGTGGGCAACATCTACCGCTGGGTGAAGCATGAGCCACTGTCATACACAGCTGAGGATGAAGAGGATGACGAGGATGAGGAGGAAGGGCGTCGAAACGGAGACCAAGACCACCAGCATCACAACCACCATCATAAGGCAGGGGAGGAGAGCGATGATCGCTACCGTAGGGTGGGCTGTGATGGGGAGGATGAGAAGAGTGGCTCAGGCAGTGAGGAGACAGGCAGTAGTGAGGGTCGACCATCACCCACAGGGGCCATGGGGAGGTTCCACCTACCCTACGAGCCTGAGAGCTTTGGGGACAACCTGTACGTGTGCATCCCCTGTGACAAGGGCTTCCCCAGCTCTGAGCAGCTCAACGCCCACGTGGAGacccacacagaggaggagcTGTACTCTGGAGGGGAGATGGGTAGCAGCAACAGCAACCCCaaaaacaacagcagcaacagcaacGGTAACGGCAGCCTGTCCTACCTGGAGGGGAAGTCCAGCCAGAGCCTGACGCCTGGGGTCCTGGGGGAGATCATCAGACCCTATCGCTGTAACTCCTGTGAGAAGTCCTACAAGGACCCGGCCACGCTGCGCCAGCACGAGAAGACCCACTGGCTGACAAGGCCCTACCCCTGCAGCATCTGTGGCAAGAAGTTCACCCAGCGCGGCACCATGACCCGCCACATGCGCAGCCACCTGGGACTCAAGCCCTTTGCCTGTGACCACTGCGGCATGCGCTTCACCCGCCAGTACCGCCTCACAGAGCACATGCGTATCCACTCCGGGGAGAAGCCCTATGAGTGTCAGGTGTGCGGGGGCAAGTTCGCCCAGCAACGCAACCTCATCAGCCACATGAAGATGCACAGCAGTGGGGGGGCCGGAGGGGCTCTGACGGCCGACGGCAAGCTAAAGCTAGACTTTGCGGAAGGGATCTACCCCCTGAGTAAATACGCAGCAGAGCACCTGGGGCTGAAGCAGGAGAAGGCCTCAGAGCTGCTGGCAGAGCATGCCATGGAGAGCCTGTTCCCGCTGTCCAAACTGGCAGCAGAACACCTGCGCCTCAACCACCATGACAAGATGGATGTCCTGGGGGTCCAGGTCCTGCCCCCTCCCCCAGGGTCCCTCTCTGACTCCCACTCCCGTATCATTGACCGCTACTCCCCCAGCTAA